Proteins encoded in a region of the Labrus bergylta chromosome 9, fLabBer1.1, whole genome shotgun sequence genome:
- the myot gene encoding palladin isoform X2, which yields MANIQRVAKKTSTMSLTISSSSSASSSRELSSCSSSSSSSSTLIAQRQSSLVQPLCVSPQRTQSPIYNQQYAGNGVAPSFVKCLHDVSTVKGQLVVLECRLRGTPPLQAMWYREDEQILDSDDFRILRKKASSVSVPEELCTLVITEAFPEDSGLFKCVALNSFGTVSCSALLEVYDDMEEQLEIEAICQQEAAPLRQEEEEGEVAFQDEMMSSRKSTEDFPPDIPDSLTLPAPEWPDSPLEDNLPSADFPEPHQDYYSFEEPFGHSEEEERFLNLGSQKSPEVTSSPPPPPSPPPSPTQVKETNKTPKLFTPSKLNFSPSHSGGNDMNLSDLPTFTPSTFPPSAFNYARPRHFIQSQAAFQAPSYESVLREAQENQNNSQQNFSSPLNSPSVAETQTKISSQSQSFSQTQSVCKSVMQTQSQIQSLNLNQNQAQSVAQTQTNGTVKPSPSSSSLSSPMSTPTFSAAPPLSLSAPLPSPSTTIPSSSPFSDSSSSLPRTTMRSTITLTPSIPSATGLGSATLPANQDTMSAPAAYLCSVLPSKSAFSPLSSNKLSPNSNLHHQPISPSRSPLLPSSPLLPLRASSSPSSFPQPPLPVSPSLPRSPVSPSSVPQSNTLNSPNRIQPGVVSLPASYKATPNTLPKPILKKSVAPRPSSARSTDEDIQGSKDALIQDLEKKLRSKEARRRPSQPESPEGRHKGGLWGKHHSGTDERGNEGSAIQEKCYAPRFLQIPSDLTVEEGRFCRIDFKVGGLPTPDLCWYLDGKAIRPDDYHKMLVCEKGMHSFIIEIVTVHHAGVYECVARNRAGESRFTMRLDVLAQEALRPPTFVVKMLNSRALEGDTVRLECKVDASPPPQLFWKKDKDMLRIDPNRMSLYQDGSGRQCLLIERLTKADAGWYTLSAINEAGMSTCNARLDVGTRSAPPMKTAPPGSKTLKLLSSLSHGPALTVDTPAQHTAPLYESEEL from the exons ATGGCAAA CATCCAGAGGGTGGCGAAGAAGACAAGCACCATGTCCCTGaccatctcctcttcctcctctgcatccTCCTCTCGAGagctctcctcctgctcctccagctcctcctcctcctccaccctcatCGCTCAGAGGCAATCCAGCCTTGTGCAGCCTCTGTGTGTCAGCCCACAGAGG ACTCAGAGTCCTATCTACAATCAGCAGTATGCAGGAAATGGAGTGGCTCCTTCTTTTGTTAAG TGCCTCCATGATGTGTCCACAGTGAAGGGTCAGTTGGTGGTCCTCGAGTGCAGACTGAGGGGAACTCCTCCGTTGCAGGCTATGTGGTACAGAGAGGACGAACAAATTCTGGACTCTGATGACTTTAGGATACTACGAAAGA AGGCCAGCTCTGTGTCAGTGCCAG AGGAGCTGTGTACTCTGGTGATCACAGAGGCCTTTCCAGAAGACTCTGGCCTATTTAAATGTGTGGCCCTCAACTCTTTTGGCACAGTCTCCTGTTCAGCACTCCTGGAAGTTTATGACG acatggaggagcagctggagaTAGAGGCCATTTGTCAGCAGGAGGCAGCTCCTCtgagacaagaggaggaggaaggggaggtgGCGTTCCAGGACGAGATGATGTCATCCCGAAAGAGTACTGAGGACTTTCCCCCTGACATACCTGACTCTCTTACCCTCCCTGCTCCTGAGTGGCCTGACAGCCCTCTAGAAGATAACCTGCCCAGTGCAGA TTTTCCAGAGCCTCATCAAGATTACTACTCATTTGAAGAACCCTTTGGtcacagcgaggaggaggagaggttcCTGAACTTGGGAAGCCAAAAGTCACCAGAGGTCACATCCagccctccccctccccccagcccaccaccatcaccaacTCAAGTCAaggagacaaacaaaacaccCAAGCTGTTCACCCCAAGCAAGCTCAATTTCTCT cCCTCCCACTCCGGAGGTAACGACATGAACCTTTCCGACCTGCCTACCTTCACTCCCAGCACCTTCCCTCCCAGTGCCTTCAACTATGCAAGACCGAGGCATTTTATTCAATCTCAGGCCGCCTTCCAGGCTCCCAGCTACGAGAGTGTTCTGAGGGAGGCTCAGGagaaccaaaacaactcgcagcAGAACTTCAGCAGTCCCCTAAACAGTCCAAGTGTTGCTGAGACACAGACGAAAATATCCTCACAAAGTCAGTCTTTTTCTCAAACTCAGTCAGTGTGCAAGTCCGTGATGCAGACCCAATCACAGATTCAGTCGCTAAACCTTAATCAGAACCAGGCCCAATCTGTTGCTCAGACCCAGACCAATGGCACAGTCAAgccctctccttcctcatccaGTCTCAGTTCTCCGATGTCCACCCCGACCTTTTCTGCTgcacctcctctttctctttctgctccCTTACCCAGTCCCTCCACCACCATCCCTTCCTCCTCACCTTTCTCCgactcctcatcctctctgccCCGCACTACCATGCGTTCCACCATCACCCTTACTCCAAGTATCCCCAGTGCCACTGGCCTAGGCAGCGCCACCCTGCCCGCCAATCAGGACACCATGTCCGCACCTGCTGCCTACCTCTGCTCTGTGCTGCCCTCCAAGTCCGCCTTCTCCCCTTTGTCCTCCAACAAGCTGTCTCCCAACTCCAACCTTCACCACCAACCCATCTCCCCATCCcgctctcctcttctcccctccagccctctcctccccctgagggcctcctcctctccttcctcattcCCTCAGCCGCCTCTGCCAGTTTCCCCTTCTCTCCCTCGCTCCCCTGTCTCTCCGTCCTCTGTCCCACAGTCCAACACTCTCAACAGTCCGAACAGAATACAGCCTGGTGTGGTCTCACTGCCCGCCAGCTACAAGGCAACGCCAAACAC CCTTCCTAAGCCTATCCTCAAGAAGTCTGTAGCTCCTCGGCCTTCCTCCGCTCGCTCCACAGATGAAGACATCCAGGGCTCCAAAGATGCCCTGATACAGGACTTGGAAAAGAAGCTGCGTTCTAAGGAGGCCAGAAGGAGACCcagccag CCAGAATCACCAGAAGGAAGACACAAGGGTGGACTATG GGGGAAGCACCACTCAGGGACAGATGAGAGGGGAAATGAGGGCTCAGCTATTCAGGAGAAGTGTTACGCTCCTCGCTTTTTGCAGATCCCTTCAGACCTCACAGTGGAAGAGGGGCGCTTCTGTAGGATTGACTTCAAG GTGGGAGGCCTCCCTACACCAGATCTCTGCTGGTACCTGGACGGTAAAGCCATCCGTCCAGATGACTACCATAAGATGCTGGTGTGTGAGAAAGGGATGCACTCATTCATCATAGAGATTGTGACAGTGCACCATGCTGGCGTGTACGAGTGTGTTGCCAGAAACAGAGCAGGCGAGAGCAGATTTACCATGAGGCTTGACGTTTTGG cCCAGGAGGCTCTCCGTCCTCCCACATTCGTCGTGAAGatgttaaactccagagctcTAGAGGGCGACACTGTCAGGTTAGAGTGTAAAGTGGACGCCTCCCCTCCACCACAGCTATTCtggaagaaagacaaagacatgCTGCGTATTGACCCAAACAGAATGAG tctGTACCAGGATGGTTCAGGCCGTCAGTGCCTGTTGATAGAGAGGTTGACGAAGGCTGATGCCGGTTGGTACACTCTCTCTGCCATCAATGAAGCCGGCATGTCCACATGCAACGCGAGGCTGGATGTAGGGA CTCGTTCAGCCCCTCCCATGAAAACAGCACCCCCTGGTTCAAAGACGCTGAAGCTGCTGTCCTCACTGAGCCATGGGCCTGCACTGACAGTGGACACCCCTGCACAGCACACTGCCCCACTGTACGAGAGTGAGGAGCTGTAG
- the myot gene encoding palladin isoform X1, with protein sequence MANIQRVAKKTSTMSLTISSSSSASSSRELSSCSSSSSSSSTLIAQRQSSLVQPLCVSPQRTQSPIYNQQYAGNGVAPSFVKCLHDVSTVKGQLVVLECRLRGTPPLQAMWYREDEQILDSDDFRILRKKASSVSVPEELCTLVITEAFPEDSGLFKCVALNSFGTVSCSALLEVYDDMEEQLEIEAICQQEAAPLRQEEEEGEVAFQDEMMSSRKSTEDFPPDIPDSLTLPAPEWPDSPLEDNLPSADFPEPHQDYYSFEEPFGHSEEEERFLNLGSQKSPEVTSSPPPPPSPPPSPTQVKETNKTPKLFTPSKLNFSPSHSGGNDMNLSDLPTFTPSTFPPSAFNYARPRHFIQSQAAFQAPSYESVLREAQENQNNSQQNFSSPLNSPSVAETQTKISSQSQSFSQTQSVCKSVMQTQSQIQSLNLNQNQAQSVAQTQTNGTVKPSPSSSSLSSPMSTPTFSAAPPLSLSAPLPSPSTTIPSSSPFSDSSSSLPRTTMRSTITLTPSIPSATGLGSATLPANQDTMSAPAAYLCSVLPSKSAFSPLSSNKLSPNSNLHHQPISPSRSPLLPSSPLLPLRASSSPSSFPQPPLPVSPSLPRSPVSPSSVPQSNTLNSPNRIQPGVVSLPASYKATPNTLPKPILKKSVAPRPSSARSTDEDIQGSKDALIQDLEKKLRSKEARRRPSQKLSYEERMARRLLGPDNANYMFDQDNLSDSQPDQPESPEGRHKGGLWGKHHSGTDERGNEGSAIQEKCYAPRFLQIPSDLTVEEGRFCRIDFKVGGLPTPDLCWYLDGKAIRPDDYHKMLVCEKGMHSFIIEIVTVHHAGVYECVARNRAGESRFTMRLDVLAQEALRPPTFVVKMLNSRALEGDTVRLECKVDASPPPQLFWKKDKDMLRIDPNRMSLYQDGSGRQCLLIERLTKADAGWYTLSAINEAGMSTCNARLDVGTRSAPPMKTAPPGSKTLKLLSSLSHGPALTVDTPAQHTAPLYESEEL encoded by the exons ATGGCAAA CATCCAGAGGGTGGCGAAGAAGACAAGCACCATGTCCCTGaccatctcctcttcctcctctgcatccTCCTCTCGAGagctctcctcctgctcctccagctcctcctcctcctccaccctcatCGCTCAGAGGCAATCCAGCCTTGTGCAGCCTCTGTGTGTCAGCCCACAGAGG ACTCAGAGTCCTATCTACAATCAGCAGTATGCAGGAAATGGAGTGGCTCCTTCTTTTGTTAAG TGCCTCCATGATGTGTCCACAGTGAAGGGTCAGTTGGTGGTCCTCGAGTGCAGACTGAGGGGAACTCCTCCGTTGCAGGCTATGTGGTACAGAGAGGACGAACAAATTCTGGACTCTGATGACTTTAGGATACTACGAAAGA AGGCCAGCTCTGTGTCAGTGCCAG AGGAGCTGTGTACTCTGGTGATCACAGAGGCCTTTCCAGAAGACTCTGGCCTATTTAAATGTGTGGCCCTCAACTCTTTTGGCACAGTCTCCTGTTCAGCACTCCTGGAAGTTTATGACG acatggaggagcagctggagaTAGAGGCCATTTGTCAGCAGGAGGCAGCTCCTCtgagacaagaggaggaggaaggggaggtgGCGTTCCAGGACGAGATGATGTCATCCCGAAAGAGTACTGAGGACTTTCCCCCTGACATACCTGACTCTCTTACCCTCCCTGCTCCTGAGTGGCCTGACAGCCCTCTAGAAGATAACCTGCCCAGTGCAGA TTTTCCAGAGCCTCATCAAGATTACTACTCATTTGAAGAACCCTTTGGtcacagcgaggaggaggagaggttcCTGAACTTGGGAAGCCAAAAGTCACCAGAGGTCACATCCagccctccccctccccccagcccaccaccatcaccaacTCAAGTCAaggagacaaacaaaacaccCAAGCTGTTCACCCCAAGCAAGCTCAATTTCTCT cCCTCCCACTCCGGAGGTAACGACATGAACCTTTCCGACCTGCCTACCTTCACTCCCAGCACCTTCCCTCCCAGTGCCTTCAACTATGCAAGACCGAGGCATTTTATTCAATCTCAGGCCGCCTTCCAGGCTCCCAGCTACGAGAGTGTTCTGAGGGAGGCTCAGGagaaccaaaacaactcgcagcAGAACTTCAGCAGTCCCCTAAACAGTCCAAGTGTTGCTGAGACACAGACGAAAATATCCTCACAAAGTCAGTCTTTTTCTCAAACTCAGTCAGTGTGCAAGTCCGTGATGCAGACCCAATCACAGATTCAGTCGCTAAACCTTAATCAGAACCAGGCCCAATCTGTTGCTCAGACCCAGACCAATGGCACAGTCAAgccctctccttcctcatccaGTCTCAGTTCTCCGATGTCCACCCCGACCTTTTCTGCTgcacctcctctttctctttctgctccCTTACCCAGTCCCTCCACCACCATCCCTTCCTCCTCACCTTTCTCCgactcctcatcctctctgccCCGCACTACCATGCGTTCCACCATCACCCTTACTCCAAGTATCCCCAGTGCCACTGGCCTAGGCAGCGCCACCCTGCCCGCCAATCAGGACACCATGTCCGCACCTGCTGCCTACCTCTGCTCTGTGCTGCCCTCCAAGTCCGCCTTCTCCCCTTTGTCCTCCAACAAGCTGTCTCCCAACTCCAACCTTCACCACCAACCCATCTCCCCATCCcgctctcctcttctcccctccagccctctcctccccctgagggcctcctcctctccttcctcattcCCTCAGCCGCCTCTGCCAGTTTCCCCTTCTCTCCCTCGCTCCCCTGTCTCTCCGTCCTCTGTCCCACAGTCCAACACTCTCAACAGTCCGAACAGAATACAGCCTGGTGTGGTCTCACTGCCCGCCAGCTACAAGGCAACGCCAAACAC CCTTCCTAAGCCTATCCTCAAGAAGTCTGTAGCTCCTCGGCCTTCCTCCGCTCGCTCCACAGATGAAGACATCCAGGGCTCCAAAGATGCCCTGATACAGGACTTGGAAAAGAAGCTGCGTTCTAAGGAGGCCAGAAGGAGACCcagccag AAACTGTCCTATGAGGAGCGTATGGCTCGTAGGCTGCTGGGTCCAGACAACGCCAACTACATGTTTGACCAAGACAATCTGTCAGACTCACAACCAGACCAG CCAGAATCACCAGAAGGAAGACACAAGGGTGGACTATG GGGGAAGCACCACTCAGGGACAGATGAGAGGGGAAATGAGGGCTCAGCTATTCAGGAGAAGTGTTACGCTCCTCGCTTTTTGCAGATCCCTTCAGACCTCACAGTGGAAGAGGGGCGCTTCTGTAGGATTGACTTCAAG GTGGGAGGCCTCCCTACACCAGATCTCTGCTGGTACCTGGACGGTAAAGCCATCCGTCCAGATGACTACCATAAGATGCTGGTGTGTGAGAAAGGGATGCACTCATTCATCATAGAGATTGTGACAGTGCACCATGCTGGCGTGTACGAGTGTGTTGCCAGAAACAGAGCAGGCGAGAGCAGATTTACCATGAGGCTTGACGTTTTGG cCCAGGAGGCTCTCCGTCCTCCCACATTCGTCGTGAAGatgttaaactccagagctcTAGAGGGCGACACTGTCAGGTTAGAGTGTAAAGTGGACGCCTCCCCTCCACCACAGCTATTCtggaagaaagacaaagacatgCTGCGTATTGACCCAAACAGAATGAG tctGTACCAGGATGGTTCAGGCCGTCAGTGCCTGTTGATAGAGAGGTTGACGAAGGCTGATGCCGGTTGGTACACTCTCTCTGCCATCAATGAAGCCGGCATGTCCACATGCAACGCGAGGCTGGATGTAGGGA CTCGTTCAGCCCCTCCCATGAAAACAGCACCCCCTGGTTCAAAGACGCTGAAGCTGCTGTCCTCACTGAGCCATGGGCCTGCACTGACAGTGGACACCCCTGCACAGCACACTGCCCCACTGTACGAGAGTGAGGAGCTGTAG